The DNA window CCGTGATCGGGTGGCGCATCACGTCGGGCTTCCCGTCACCTATGCCAATGACGCCAAGGCCGCCACCTATGGCGAGTTTTGGGTCGGTTCCGGACGGAATTTGCACAGTATGGTGCTCTTCACGCTGGGCACCGGAATCGGAGGCGGAATCATCATCGGCGACCTGTTGATCGTGGGCGAACATAGCCACGGGGCAGAGTGCGGACATATCGTTATCGATTATTGCGACGATGCCCGGATGTGCGGCTGTGGTCACCGGGGGCATCTCGAGGCTTATGCCAGCGCCACTGCCGTCATCAAGCGGTCGCACGAAGCGCTTGCCGCCGGACGGAATAGTTCCCTGAGCGGCAGGTTGGAGGCGGGGGCCGAGCTGACGCCGTTGTTGATCGCTACCGAGGCAGAAGCCGGCGATGCTCTGTCGCTAGAGATCGTGCTCGATACGGCCCGTTATCTGGGGATCGGCGCCGTTTCGATGATGCACGCGATCGATCCGGACGCGATCGTGCTGGGGGGGGCAATGACGTTTGGCGGCCACGGCACGGAACTGGGCCGCCGGTTCCTGGCTGCCGTAAAGGAAGAGGTTCAGCGGCGAGCATTGCCGATCCCAGCCGCCAAAACGTCGATCGATTTCGCGTCGCTCGGCGGAGATGCCGGTTATATCGGCGTTGCCGGCCTGGCACGGCTGGATTATCGGCGGCAATGAGCTGCAGCGCAGTTGCATGTGCCGCGGCCCAGACTCCCAGCCGCGCCCATAGAATGGATTGGACGGCGCGCCGGAGGCTCGCGGCGCAAGCGGCGCGGCGAAATGGTTTCTCGTGGTTCGTAATCTGTGCTTTGCACTTGTCACTCGTGATCCATGATTGATTGCCAGCATATTCGCAATTTCTCGATTATCGCCCACATCGACCACGGGAAGAGCACGCTCGCCGATCGGTTGCTGGAGATCACTGGCACCGTGGATAAACGCGACCTCCGCGACCAGACTTTGGACGATATGGACTTGGAGCGCTCCCGCGGGATCACGATCAAGGCCCGAGCCGTCGCCATGCGCTATCAATACCGCGGCGCGGAATACGAGCTGA is part of the Pirellulales bacterium genome and encodes:
- a CDS encoding ROK family protein, whose product is MATAAEIIKLEHAQPPFFVGIDVGGTNIKVGLVDDLGRTLSHLSIPTRVERGAEDGAERMGQAVKQVVDTAQLSKHDIARVGLGTPGTMDIPAGMLLEPVNLKAWRNFPIRDRVAHHVGLPVTYANDAKAATYGEFWVGSGRNLHSMVLFTLGTGIGGGIIIGDLLIVGEHSHGAECGHIVIDYCDDARMCGCGHRGHLEAYASATAVIKRSHEALAAGRNSSLSGRLEAGAELTPLLIATEAEAGDALSLEIVLDTARYLGIGAVSMMHAIDPDAIVLGGAMTFGGHGTELGRRFLAAVKEEVQRRALPIPAAKTSIDFASLGGDAGYIGVAGLARLDYRRQ